One stretch of Clavelina lepadiformis chromosome 6, kaClaLepa1.1, whole genome shotgun sequence DNA includes these proteins:
- the LOC143461886 gene encoding uncharacterized protein LOC143461886 isoform X4: MDDKELQYLVVDKKVINDPARQADWTQKRLVWVPSKEHGFEAASLKSDKGDEVVVELADSGKKMSLNKNDVQKMNPPKFTKVEDMADMTCLNEASVLHNLKDRYYSGLIYTYSGLFCVVVNPYKFYPIYTEKVIDMYKGKKRHEVPPHVYAITDTAYRSMLQDREDQSILCTGESGAGKTENTKKVIQFLAHVAASPKGTKAHGAPEFKQQLAYGELEQQLLQANPILEAFGNAKTVKNDNSSRFGKFIRINFDTSGYISGANIETYLLEKARVHQQAPNERTFHIFYQLLAGANDQLKRELLLQDIKNYRFISNGMQTVAGANDTDVFQETLRAMEIMNISESDVKSMLKVVSAVLSFGNMEFKKERNSDQASMPDNTVAQRVSQLLGIHVVDFTKALLKPKIKVGRDFVHKAQTKEQVDFAVEALAKAQYERLFRWIVDRINRSLDRTTRQGTNFLGILDIAGFEIFEINSFEQLCINMTNEKLQQLFNHTMFILEQEEYRREGIEWKFIDFGLDLQPCINLIESQANPPGILSLLDEECWFPKATDKTFVEKVVKQLGGNPKFQRAKQLKGNCDFSIIHYAGKVDYLATKWLMKNMDPLNDNVTDLLHNSTDQFVSIMWRDMSKVVGLEQLVAAGGESKFSSSHAYKTKKGMFRTVGALYKDQLQKLMVTLRNTNPNFVRCIIPNYDKRPGKINAHLVLEQLRCNGVLEGIRICRQGFPNRVPFQEFRQRYEILTPNILPKDIMDGKKAAIKMINALDLDENLFRIGQSKIFFRSGVLAHLEEERDLKLTDIIIQFQAQCRAYLARKNFSKRKDQLRAIRVIQRNGLAYLKLRNWLWWRLFTKVKPLLQVTRQEEDLNAKERELKVVQEKKEELEKSLADVEKKFAQVCEEKNLLTDQLQSEQEAWAETEEMRGRLAAKKTELEEILRDLEARLDDEEERNLSLTTEKKKMQTNIKDLEEQLDEEEAARQKLQLEKVTLDAKCKKMDEDLNMMEDMQAKIQRERKALEERCNELEGSLGDEEEKAKMLSKMKNKNEAVISDLEERLKKEEKQRQELEKIRRNLEAEIADLRDQIADLQMQVEELKAQNQRKDEELAALQERLDQEQSARSQLTKNFRELQNSQAETQEDLEQERSQRSKAEKQKRDLSEELEALKTELEDSLDTTAAQQEIKSQRERELENLKKTLESETHSFETQLQQMRQKHNSSNEQFQDEIDSLRRNKSTLEKTKSALESENQELQEELRLVSGAKNDSEGKRRKQEAQIQEYSAKLQDTERARNDLQDKYSKAQMELESLSQNLEQVEVQLSRSQKEASQLDSQLQDAQSQSQEETQAKLKLASRIRALDDERAALEEQLEEEEEAKKIVEKQLSTANHALQELRKRMEADGEALDGLEESKKRLQRELEDRNQQLEEKAAQCDKLEKTNKRLQADVDDLSVESDHNRSVISQLEKKQRQFDKALADERLVSSKYAEERDQADREAREKDTKAISLSHECDELKDRIDELERVRRSQQSELDELISSKDATGKSAHELERSKRNLESQLEELKTQLEELEDELQVTEDAKLRLEVNLQAAKANFDREMQARDDQAEEKRRGIMKQLREMEAELEEERKQRSSASAAKKKLEMDFNDLESNIDAATKAKEDAIKQLKKAQAQLKDYHREIDDLRQSRDDLLISSRESEKKAKNLEADMMQAQEDLSASERQRRAAEAERDDLQEELSGGLKDKSVQADERRRLELRINEVEEEREDMESSLEMMDEKIRKLTSQNEQFANELSAERSALQKQESAKSHLERQNKELKIKLSEMEQTIRTKQKNAIASLEAKIASAEEQLEGEAKERAAANKLLRRSDKKLKESLMQIEDERRHADQYKEQVDKINGRVKALKRQLDDTEEEVSRANAGKRKIQRDLDDMSEQNETLQREVNQLRNKLRRGDTGIRSSKSSRYRLQHLQDSDDDGAEGDGETTAAATGEA, from the exons ATGGATGACAAGGAATTGCAATACCTGGTCGTGGACAAGAAAGTGATCAATGACCCTGCACGTCAGGCGGACTGGACGCAGAAGCGGCTGGTCTGGGTGCCCTCCAAGGAACACGGTTTCGAAGCTGCCAGTCTTAAGAGTGATAAAGGCGATGAAGTGGTTGTTGAGCTAGCTGACAGTGGCAAGAAAATGTCGCTCAATAAAAATGATGTGCAAAAAATGAATCCGCCGAAATTTACCAAAGTAGAAGACATGGCAGACATGACCTGCCTCAATGAAGCCTCTGTGCTACACAATCTTAAAGACAGATACTACTCCGGTCTCATTTAT ACATACTCTGGATTGTTCTGTGTGGTTGTCAACCCTTACAAATTCTATCCAATTTACACTGAAAAAGTCATTGACATGTACAAGGGTAAGAAACGTCACGAGGTGCCACCCCACGTATATGCCATAACAGATACAGCATACAGGAGCATGTTGCAAG ATCGTGAAGACCAGTCTATTCTCTGCAC TGGTGAATCCGGTGCGggaaaaactgaaaacacTAAAAAAGTGATTCAGTTCCTGGCTCATGTGGCTGCTTCTCCGAAAGGAACAAAAGCTCATGGAGCACCT GAATTCAAGCAG CAATTGGCATAC GGTGAATTGGAGCAGCAACTTCTGCAAGCTAATCCTATCTTGGAGGCATTTGGTAATGCAAAGACTGTCAAAAATGACAATTCTTCAAGATTT GGAAAGTTCATTCGTATCAACTTTGATACTTCGGGTTATATCTCTGGAGCCAACATTGAAACAT ACTTGCTGGAAAAGGCCAGAGTGCATCAACAAGCCCCCAATGAAAGGACTTTCCACATATTCTATCAACTGCTTGCTGGAGCCAATGACCAACTTAAGC GCGAGCTCCTTCTCCAGGATATCAAAAACTACCGCTTCATCTCGAACGGGATGCAAACTGTTGCGGGAGCAAATGATACTGATGTCTTCCAGGAGACTCTTCGGGCCATGGAAATCATGAACATCAGTGAATCAGATGTTAAAT CGATGTTGAAGGTTGTATCCGCTGTTCTATCATTTGGCAACATGGAGTTCAAGAAAGAACGAAACTCAGATCAGGCGTCAATGCCAGACAACACCGTTGCACAACGTGTTTCTCAACTTCTTGGCATTCATGTTGTTGATTTCACGAAGGCCCTTCTGAAACCAAAAATAAAGGTCGGCCGTGATTTCGTGCACAAAGCACAGACCAAAGAACAG GTTGATTTTGCTGTTGAAGCCTTGGCTAAGGCGCAATATGAGCGTCTGTTCCGTTGGATTGTGGACAGAATTAATCGCTCTCTTGACAGGACTACACGACAAGGCACCAACTTCCTTGGTATCTTGGATATTGCTGGATTCGAAATCTTCGAG ATAAACAGTTTTGAACAGCTTTGTATCAATATGACCAACGAAAAACTTCAGCAGCTGTTCAATCATACTATGTTTATACTGGAACAG GAAGAGTATCGCCGTGAAGGCATCGAGTGGAAATTCATCGACTTCGGATTGGACTTGCAACCTTGCATCAACCTCATTGAAAGTCAA GCCAACCCACCTGGGATCCTATCGCTACTGGATGAGGAATGTTGGTTCCCGAAGGCAACCGACAAGACATTTGTGGAAAAAGTTGTCAAGCAACTGGGAGGAAATCCAAAATTTCAACGTGCTAAACAGCTTAAAGGAAACTGTGATTTCTCGATCATTCACTACGCTGGAAAG GTCGATTACTTAGCTACAAAATGGTTAATGAAGAACATGGACCCGTTGAATGACAACGTCACTGACCTTCTCCACAACTCCACCGACCAGTTTGTCAGCATCATGTGGAGGGACA TGTCGAAGGTTGTTGGACTCGAACAACTGGTTGCAGCCGGAGGAGAGTCCAAATTTTCAAGCAGCCATGCTTACAAGACAAAGAAAGGGATGTTTAGGACCGTTGGTGCTCTATACAAGGACCAGCTGCAAAAATTGATGGTCACTTTAAGAAACACCAACCCCAATTTCGTCCG TTGCATCATTCCTAATTATGACAAGAGACCTGGCAAAATCAACGCGCATCTTGTGCTGGAGCAGCTCCGTTGCAATGGTGTATTGGAGGGAATCAGAATCTGCAGACAG GGATTCCCAAATCGTGTTCCCTTTCAAGAGTTCCGTCAGCGTTATGAGATCCTAACTCCCAACATTCTCCCTAAAGACATCATGGATGGAAAGAAAGCTGCCATCAAGATGATCAACGCTCTCGATCTCGACGAGAATCTCTTCAGGATAGGTCAGAGCAAGATCTTCTTCAGGAGCGGTGTCCTGGCTCACTTGGAGGAGGAGAGAGATCTCAAATTGACCGACATTATCATCCAGTTCCAGGCTCAATGCCGCGCCTATCTTGCTCGCAA AAACTTCTCCAAACGCAAGGATCAGCTTCGTGCTATCCGTGTCATCCAGAGGAATGGTCTTGCTTATCTCAAGCTCCGCAACTGGCTGTGGTGGAGACTCTTCACAAAAGTCAAACCTCTCCTGCAAGTCACAAGGCAGGAAGAGGACCTTAACGCAAAAGAGCGGGAACTTAAAGTGGttcaagaaaaaaaagaagagcTTGAAAAGTCTCTCGCTGATGTAGAGAAGAAATTTGCTCAG GTTTGTGAAGAGAAAAATCTGCTCACAGATCAACTTCAGTCAGAGCAAGAAGCGTGGGCGGAGACTGAGGAGATGAGAGGAAGATTGGCTGCCAAGAAGACCGAGCTAGAAGAGATTCTTCGTGATCTTGAAGCTCGACTTGATGATGAAGAGGAGAGAAACCTTTCTCTTACAACAGAGAAGAAGAAGATGCAGACCAACATCAAG GATCTTGAAGAGCAACTGGATGAGGAAGAGGCTGCTCGTCAAAAACTTCAACTGGAGAAAGTAACCTTGGATGCCAAGTGCAAGAAGATGGATGAAGATCTAAATATGATGGAGGACATGCAAGCTAAA ATTCAACGTGAACGTAAAGCACTGGAAGAGAGATGCAATGAACTTGAAGGCTCCCTTGGAGATGAGGAAGAAAAAGCAAAGATGCTTTCTAAGATGAAGAACAAG AATGAAGCGGTCATATCTGATTTAGAGGAGCGCCTTAAGAAAGAAGAGAAACAACGCCAGGAGTTGGAAAAGATCCGCAGAAATCTTGAAGCTGAAATTGCTGATCTTCGTGATCAAATTGCGGATCTTCAGATGCAAGTGGAAGAATTAAAAGCTCAAAATCAACGTAAAGATGAGGAGCTTGCGGCACTTCAAGAAag gcTTGACCAGGAACAGTCGGCCAGGAGCCAACTTACAAAGAACTTCCGTGAACTCCAGAATTCTCAGGCAGAGACCCAGGAAGATCTTGAACAAGAAAGATCCCAGAGGAGCAAAGCCGAGAAGCAGAAGAGAGATCTCAGTGAGGAATTGGAAGCACTCAAGACCGAGTTGGAAGACTCTCTTGATACAACAGCTGCTCAACAAGAAATCAA ATCTCAGCGTGAACGTGAGTTGGAAAATCTGAAGAAGACCCTTGAATCTGAGACACATTCATTCGAAACGCAACTTCAACAGATGAGACAAAAGCACAACAGCTCAAACGAACAATTTCAGGATGAAATTGATTCACTCAGACGA AACAAGTCCACCCTTGAGAAGACAAAATCCGCTTTGGAATCGGAGAACCAAGAACTGCAGGAGGAGCTAAGACTTGTCTCCGGTGCCAAGAATGATTCGGAAGGAAAGCGACGCAAGCAGGAGGCGCAAATCCAGGAGTACAGCGCCAAGTTGCAAGACACAGAACGAGCCCGCAACGACTTGCAGGATAAATACAGCAAAGCACAG ATGGAATTGGAAAGCTTGAGTCAGAATCTTGAACAAGTCGAGGTGCAACTGTCCCGCTCACAGAAGGAGGCATCTCAACTGGACAGTCAACTCCAAGACGCTCAA TCCCAATCGCAAGAGGAGACACAAGCCAAACTGAAGCTTGCATCCCGCATTCGAGCTCTTGATGATGAGAGAGCTGCTTTGGAGGAGCAACTAGAAGAGGAAGAAGAAGCAAAGAAAATTGTCGAGAAGCAACTTAGCACTGCCAACCATGCG ctgCAAGAGCTTCGCAAGAGAATGGAAGCTGATGGTGAAGCTCTCGACGGTCTTGAAGAGTCAAAGAAGAGACTCCAGAGAGAATTGGAAGACAGAAACCAGCAACTGGAAGAGAAAGCCGCCCAGTGTGACAAG ctTGAGAAGACGAACAAGCGCCTCCAAGCCGATGTGGATGACTTGTCTGTTGAATCTGATCACAACCGCTCCGTGATCTCACAATTGGAGAAGAAACAGCGTCAATTTGACAAAGCTCTTGCCGACGAGCGTCTTGTCTCCTCCAAGTACGCTGAAGAACGTGACCAAGCTGACCGTGAAGCGCGCGAGAAGGACACGAAAGCCATCTCACTCAGCCATGAGTGCGATGAACTCAAGGATAGG ATTGATGAGCTTGAGCGTGTACGTCGCTCACAACAATCGGAACTTGACGAATTGATCAGCTCCAAAGATGCTACAG GTAAAAGTGCTCACGAGCTTGAGCGCAGCAAACGTAATCTTGAGAGTCAGCTTGAGGAGCTGAAGACTCAACTGGAGGAACTTGAAGACGAACTACAGGTGACTGAAGACGCCAAACTTCGCCTTGAAGTCAACTTGCAAGCAGCCAAGGCCAACTTTGATCGTGAGATGCAGGCTCGAGATGACCAAGCTGAGGAGAAGAGAAGAGGAATAATGAAACAG TTGAGAGAAATGGAAGCTGAACTAGAGGAAGAAAGGAAGCAAAGATCTTCTGCCTCTGCTGCCAAGAAGAAGCTTGAAATGGATTTCAATGATCTTGAGAGCAACATTGATGCTGCCACCAAGGCCAAAGAAGATGCCATCAAGCAACTTAAGAAAGCACAG GCTCAACTCAAAGATTATCATCGTGAAATTGATGACCTGCGTCAGTCACGTGACGACCTTCTCATCTCATCCCGTGAGAGCGAGAAGAAGGCGAAGAACCTTGAGGCGGACATGATGCAAGCTCAGGAGGATCTCTCTGCATCCGAACGTCAACGACGTGCTGCAGAAGCAGAGCGTGATGATCTTCAAGAGGAATTGAGTGGAGGACTCAAGGACAA ATCTGTCCAAGCTGATGAACGACGCAGACTTGAGTTGCGCATCAACGAGGTAGAAGAAGAGCGTGAAGACATGGAATCTTCATTGGAAATGATGGATGAAAAGATTAGGAAGCTGACG TCTCAAAACGAACAATTTGCAAACGAACTTTCTGCCGAACGTTCAGCTCTTCAGAAACAGGAGAGTGCGAAGAGTCATCTTGAAAGACAA AACAAGGAACTGAAGATTAAGTTGAGCGAAATGGAGCAGACGATAAGGACCAAGCAAAAGAACGCGATTGCTTCACTTGAGGCCAAAATCGCCAGTGCTGAGGAACAACTTGAGGGTGAAGCTAA AGAACGCGCTGCGGCCAACAAATTGCTTCGTCGTAGTGACAAGAAACTGAAAGAATCGCTGATGCAGATTGAAGACGAAAGGCGACACGCTGATCAATACAAAGAACAG GTCGACAAAATTAATGGCCGTGTGAAGGCGCTAAAGCGTCAGCTTGACGACACGGAAGAGGAGGTGTCACGTGCTAACGCCGGTAAGCGTAAGATCCAGCGCGACCTCGACGACATGTCTGAACAGAATGAAACTTTGCAACGCGAGGTCAACCAACTGCGAAACAAACTCAG GCGAGGTGATACCGGCATCCGCAGCTCGAAATCTTCCCGATACCGTCTCCAACATCTCCAAGACTCCGACGACGACGGAGCGGAAGGCGACGGGGAGACAACAGCTGCTGCAACCGGTGAAGCGTGA